A single Pogoniulus pusillus isolate bPogPus1 chromosome 27, bPogPus1.pri, whole genome shotgun sequence DNA region contains:
- the AKAP1 gene encoding A-kinase anchor protein 1, mitochondrial, with amino-acid sequence MALRFHNAIPYAIPGVLALLGCWWMYSHRKKHATYQDKPAMAVEEEKQEVPESDSSPSTAACVLPRLPLSSEEECPESEGSSFLLSAWSTTPSLLCHTQERLELSQDLQDLSVSTVQASTLEDDSEKLERIGSQDGSSSPACVPLPLLAEGPSSAAESLGQRSGSAANQGQWSAASMPLTEESLGVSGDISNAEHSEESSFKPLKEVQVPGMMPLNPGSVPALCLGLEKEASAPQAFLSSKAEVVSSHKDSAVSLLPKSLESASSEQSRKEKMSEPVAGTVPVGLEDMQLEGADLEREKTGGVSLDEGEVEKIEQVAIEIISKVILAATEEVLSGAAGDVPTQICQATAGGAERPLETTNLVSSGQLLAEEAAVAGESIAVKGNAAALPPLQPEERGQCATGSGCSPSPAQECTGGCGVESCLCSEAHAAGQAPLENHGGALGKSPLVMEDSGYSTCVCEGGTSVEEPLQNPALALAPGQQLNSLSRSAALDTSAEQSSAPSEKPAPLKPPEGSNVSYSNGILKEDGPDLQHECSRAAGMGGEHSGGADVDGVGFVDSGCAMRKTVTRQKLGAESSKPDFVIWEIEVPKELVGRLIGKQGRFMSFLRQASGAKIYVSTLPYFRDSQVCHIEGSMQQVEKVLSLIGKKFKELCLANIYALPPPTPLTLHSLLMTAWLFLPDGVTVEVVVSNQVDAGHMFLQQHTHPTFHVLRSLDQQMSACYSQPEIPTLPTPVEVGIICAAPGLDGAWLRAQVISYFEETNEVELRYVDYGGYDRVKVDTLRQIRSDFLSLPFQGAEVLLDNVVPLPDEDHFSSEADAAVSEMTRGAVLVAQVTNYDSATGLPLIQLWNLMGDEVVSINRTLVERGFAQWLDY; translated from the exons ATGGCTTTGCGCTTCCACAATGCCATCCCCTACGCCATTCCTGGAGTGCTGGCACTTCTGGGCTGCTGGTGGATGTATTCCCACAGGAAAAAGCATGCCACCTACCAAGACAAACCAGCGATGGCCGTGGAAGAGGAGAAGCAAGAAGTGCCAGAGAGTGATTCgtcacccagcacagcagcatgtGTTCTGCCAAGGCTGCCTCTCTCCTCGGAAGAGGAGTGCCCAGAGAGTGAAGGCTCCAGCTTCCTGCTGTCGGCATGGTCCACGACGCCCTCTCTTCTGTGTCACACTCAGGAGAGGCTAGAGCTCTCACAGGACCTTCAGGACCTGTCAGTATCTACAGTTCAAGCCAGCACCCTTGAGGACGACAGTGAAAAACTGGAAAGGATAGGGTCTCAAGATGGAAGCAGTTCTCCTGCTTGtgttcctctgcctctgctcgcAGAGggtcccagcagtgctgcagagagccttggACAgcgctcaggctctgctgcgaACCAAggtcagtggtcagcagcatcAATGCCACTGACAGAAGAGTCTCTGGGAGTCTCGGGGGACATCAGCAATGCAGAGCACTCAGAGGAGTCTTCGTTTAAGCCCCTTAAGGAAGTCCAGGTGCCAGGAATGATGCCGTTGAATCCTGGCTCTGTGCCAGCCCTTTGCTTGGGACTGGAGAAGGAAGCCAGTGCCCCACAAGCCTTTCTCAGTAGCAAAGCTGAGGTTGTATCCAGTCACAAGGATTCTGCAGTGAGCCTGTTACCAAAGAGTTTGGAGTCTGCCTCTTCAGAGCAATCGAGGAAGGAAAAGATGTCTGAGCCAGTGGCTGGTACTGTACCTGTGGGTCTGGAGGACAtgcagctggaaggagctgaTTTGGAAAGAGAGAAGACTGGAGGAGTGAGTTTGGACGAGGGAGAAGTTGAGAAGATTGAGCAGGTGGCAATAGAAATAATTTCCAAGGTTATTTTGGCAGCCACTGAGGAAGTGCTGTCTGGTGCTGCAGGTGATGTGCCCACACAGATCTGCCAGGCCACTGCCGGTGGTGCTGAGAGGCCTCTGGAGACAACCAACCTTGTTTCTTCTggtcagctgctggcagaggaagctgcagtAGCTGGCGAGAGCATTGCTGTGAAGGGgaatgctgcagcactgccgcccctgcagccagaggagcggGGGCAGTGTGCCACAGGCTCCGGCTGCtcgcccagccctgctcaggaaTGCACTGGGGGCTGTGGGGTCGAGAGCTGCCTTTGCAGCGAGGCCCATGCAGCTGGCCAGGCTCCCCTGGAAAACCATGGAGGGGCACTGGGAAAGTCACCTTTGGTTATGGAGGACTCTGGGTACAGCACCTGTGTGTGTGAAGGGGGCACAAGTGTGGAGGAGCCACTGCAGAACCCAGCGCTGGCCCTTGCACCGGGCCAGCAGTTGAACTCACTGAGCAGATCTGCAGCCCTAGACAcatctgctgagcagagctcagctccaagTGAGAAACCTGCTCCTCTGAAGCCACCTGAAGGCAGCAACGTGTCCTACAGTAATGGGATACTGAAAGAGGATGGTCCAGACTTGCAGCATGAGTgtagcagggcagcagggatgggTGGAGAGCACTCAGGAG GTGCGGATGTCGATGGCGTGGGGTTTGTGGACAGTGGCTGTGCCATGAGGAAGACAGTGACCCGCcagaagctgggagcagagtccAGCAAGCCTGACTTCGTCATCTGGGAAATCGAGGTCCCAAAG GAATTAGTTGGCCGCTTGATTGGCAAACAAGGGAGGTTTATGAGCTTCCTGAGGCAAGCATCTGGTGCCAAAATCTATGTCTCAACACTACCTTATTTTCGTGACTCCCAAGTCTGTCACATCGAAG GCTCCATGCAGCAAGTAGAGAAAGTGCTGAGCCTGATTGGCAAGAAGTTCAAAGAGCTGTGTCTGGCCAACATCTATGCTCTACCTCCACCAACACCGCTGACCCTTCATTCCCTCCTTATGACTGCCTGG CTGTTCCTCCCAGATGGGGTCACTGTAGAGGTGGTGGTGTCCAACCAGGTGGATGCAGGCCACatgttcctgcagcagcacacgcACCCTACCTTCCACGTCCTGCGGAGCCTCGACCAGCAGATGTCTGCTTGCTATTCTCAACCTGAAATTCCaaccctgccaactccagtagAAG TTGGCATTATCTGTGCAGCTCCAGGCCTGGATGGGGCATGGCTACGGGCTCAAGTTATTAGCTACTTCGAAGAGACCAATGAAGTGGAACTCAGATATGTGGACTATGGAGGATATGACAGAGTGAAGGTTGACACACTCAGACAGATCAG GTCTGACTTTTTATCCCTGCCTTTCCAAGGAGCAGAAGTTTTACTAGACAACGTGGTGCCACTTCCAG aTGAGGATCACTTCTCCTCGGAGGCGGATGCCGCGGTGAGCGAGATGACTCGAGGCGCGGTCCTGGTGGCACAG GTCACCAATTATGACAGCGCAACAGGCCTGCCGCTGATCCAGCTGTGGAACTTGATGGGAGATGAg GTGGTGTCAATAAACAGAACTCTGGTAGAAAGAGGATTTGCTCAGTGGCTTGACTACTAG